From the Nonlabens marinus S1-08 genome, one window contains:
- the fahA gene encoding fumarylacetoacetase encodes MPKITNNPNRTSWIGYSQDTHFPIQNIPFGVFLTRENVITIGSRIGDYAIDLGALQELGYFDSVPLTDDMFMQDTLNDFISDGKKTWRLVRNRIGDIFDKSNAELRDHKEHRERVIFHMDDVEMQLPVQIGDYTDFYSSKEHATNVGSMFRDPENALLPNWLHMPVAYHGRSSSIIPSGKAIHRPQGQQLPNGSDKPIVAPSTSLDFELEMAFITTDANNLGQPIPVDKAEDYIFGMVLFNDWSARDIQRWEYVPLGPFLGKNFASSVSPWIVTMDALEPFRCEGPEPEQPLLDYLKQKGKKSFDIHLEVDITPENGTATTVSKSNFKYMYWSMSQQLAHHTINGCRINSGDMMGSGTISGPSADSYGSMLELSWKGEKPVQLNDGSERSFINDHDTVTMRGFCNNGPIRIGFGEVSNKILPVYQPKPKSKTAK; translated from the coding sequence ATGCCAAAAATCACGAATAACCCAAATCGAACCTCTTGGATAGGTTATAGCCAGGACACACATTTCCCTATTCAGAATATACCCTTCGGAGTTTTTCTTACAAGGGAGAATGTTATCACCATAGGATCCCGTATAGGAGATTATGCTATCGACTTAGGCGCATTGCAGGAGTTAGGTTACTTTGATAGTGTCCCCTTGACTGATGATATGTTTATGCAGGATACCTTGAACGACTTTATATCTGATGGTAAAAAAACCTGGAGGCTGGTGAGAAATAGGATAGGCGATATTTTTGACAAATCAAATGCTGAGCTGAGGGATCATAAGGAGCACCGTGAACGCGTCATTTTTCATATGGACGATGTTGAAATGCAATTGCCTGTACAGATAGGTGATTATACTGATTTTTATAGTAGTAAAGAGCATGCCACAAACGTAGGATCCATGTTTAGGGATCCAGAAAATGCTTTGTTGCCCAATTGGCTGCACATGCCAGTAGCTTATCACGGTCGTTCTAGCTCCATTATTCCCTCAGGAAAAGCCATTCACCGCCCGCAAGGACAGCAGTTACCTAATGGGTCAGATAAACCGATTGTAGCGCCTTCAACTTCATTAGACTTTGAATTGGAAATGGCATTTATCACTACAGATGCTAACAACCTAGGGCAACCTATTCCAGTCGATAAGGCAGAGGATTATATTTTTGGAATGGTTTTATTCAATGACTGGAGTGCAAGAGATATACAGCGCTGGGAATATGTGCCGTTAGGACCGTTTTTAGGTAAAAACTTTGCAAGCTCCGTTAGTCCATGGATAGTTACTATGGATGCTTTAGAGCCTTTTAGATGTGAAGGGCCTGAGCCAGAACAGCCTTTGCTAGATTATTTAAAACAGAAAGGAAAGAAAAGTTTTGATATCCATTTAGAGGTAGATATTACTCCAGAGAATGGAACAGCTACAACCGTCAGTAAATCCAACTTTAAATATATGTACTGGAGTATGTCACAACAATTGGCTCATCATACCATAAATGGTTGTCGAATCAACAGCGGTGATATGATGGGAAGTGGTACCATATCAGGTCCTAGCGCAGATAGTTATGGGTCCATGCTCGAATTGAGTTGGAAAGGAGAAAAACCTGTCCAGTTAAATGATGGATCAGAACGTAGCTTTATTAATGATCACGATACGGTAACGATGAGAGGCTTTTGCAACAACGGCCCTATCCGTATAGGTTTTGGAGAGGTGTCTAATAAGATTCTACCGGTATATCAA